Within the Deinococcus sp. Leaf326 genome, the region ATTTTCACCTGCTCCAGGCAGGAAAACAGAGGAGAGGCATGAAGCGCATCGCATTGAGTAACATCTCTGGGGGCGAAACGAAGACCACGCTGACGCTCAATCTCGCCGCGTGGTATGCCCGACAGGGTCTCCGTGTCGGTGTCATTGATCTCGATCCTCAGGCAAGCCTAACCAAATTTCTTGGCCTTCATCTTGATCCGGACTCACCAGCCTGGACTGCTGAGGCCACTGTGCTGGGTGTCTTGATGGGACGCGGTGGAATGCCGGAGCCAATACGGATCTTCGACTTCGACCTCTGGCCGGCCAACGAGCTTCTTGGTGACGCGACTGCTCGGTTGATGCAGGGGACCGGGTTCACACGGTTGCGTGAGGCGACCCAGGACCTCTCCTATGATGTGTTACTGCTCGACACCATGCCGGGGATGGGACCGCTGCTCATCGCTTCGCTGGCAGCGGCCGACGACATCCTCGTTCCCGTGAACAGCGTCAAGGGTCTTCAGAATCTAGAGCCACTCGCTCAAATGATCACAGCGGCGCGGTCCTGGTCCCCAGATCTGAGTGTCTGCATGTTCATCCCTAGTGGTCTTCAGGCGAACCTGAATTACCACAAGCTAGTCGTCCAGGCGTTGGGAACGTACAGCGACCTAGCGCCAGTCGGTCCAAGGGTCCGGGAAGCCAACCGACTGATTGGTCTACAGTCGCTTCAGCATCGTCCTGCTGTCCTGATCGAGCCGAGGAACGGGTTCAGTGAGGATATCGGTGAGCTGGCTGTTCAAGTCGCTTCACTGGTCGGATTGCCACTTGGACACGCGGTCGCACCATGAACAAGCCTCCTGCACAACTGCAGATG harbors:
- a CDS encoding type II toxin-antitoxin system prevent-host-death family antitoxin, which encodes MSMTPVKRVKSRELQANVSELLADVAGGQAVIVERYNQPIAALVPIKDFHLLQAGKQRRGMKRIALSNISGGETKTTLTLNLAAWYARQGLRVGVIDLDPQASLTKFLGLHLDPDSPAWTAEATVLGVLMGRGGMPEPIRIFDFDLWPANELLGDATARLMQGTGFTRLREATQDLSYDVLLLDTMPGMGPLLIASLAAADDILVPVNSVKGLQNLEPLAQMITAARSWSPDLSVCMFIPSGLQANLNYHKLVVQALGTYSDLAPVGPRVREANRLIGLQSLQHRPAVLIEPRNGFSEDIGELAVQVASLVGLPLGHAVAP